A stretch of Rickettsia rickettsii DNA encodes these proteins:
- a CDS encoding DUF1016 N-terminal domain-containing protein: MSNTLSNESYTNLIKNLKQEISKARIRGHLAANKELIVLYWHIGKLILVRQNKEKWGSKVIQNISDDLCKEFPKMQGLSYQNLSYMRQFFAAYNNDQILQPPVGEIAWSHNIIIFSKLKNINQRIWYAQQTIENAWSRNVLFLQIKSNLHERSAKGINNFSNTLPEL; encoded by the coding sequence ATGAGCAATACTTTAAGTAATGAATCATATACTAATTTAATCAAAAATTTAAAACAAGAAATTAGCAAAGCTCGTATTAGAGGCCATTTAGCAGCAAATAAAGAATTGATAGTTCTTTATTGGCATATAGGAAAATTAATTTTAGTACGTCAGAATAAAGAAAAATGGGGATCAAAAGTGATTCAAAATATTTCTGATGATTTGTGTAAAGAATTTCCTAAAATGCAAGGATTATCATATCAAAACCTTTCTTATATGCGTCAGTTTTTTGCAGCATATAATAATGACCAAATTCTCCAACCGCCTGTTGGAGAAATCGCATGGAGTCATAATATTATTATTTTTTCAAAACTAAAAAATATAAATCAAAGAATTTGGTATGCACAACAAACCATCGAAAATGCTTGGTCAAGAAATGTATTATTTTTGCAAATTAAAAGTAACTTACATGAAAGGTCAGCGAAAGGTATAAATAACTTTTCCAATACTTTACCTGAGCTATAG
- the prfB gene encoding peptide chain release factor 2 (programmed frameshift), producing MRAEIENYVKKIEQSLELLWRSLDVEASTERLNELEELTADPSLWNDQANAQKLLREKSNLEEKLNAFNKLKSNLKDALELEEMAEAENDLETLSQIEQDLKNLSIIAAKFETECLFSGEADGNNCFLEINAGAGGTESHDWASIMMRMYLRFAERLGFKTEIINMINGEEAGIKSCTIRIIGKRAYGWFKTEAGVHRLVRISPFNAAGKRMTSFASSWIYPEIDDNIAITIEDKDLRIDTFRASGAGGQHVNTTDSAVRITHIPTGTVTQCQSDRSQHKNKAQAMKMLQAKLYELEMQKRTDSVNEQNAAKTDNSWGHQIRSYVLQPYQMVKDLRTDYETSDTKGVLDGDLEEFVSANLAMNAGGKK from the exons ATGCGAGCTGAAATAGAAAATTATGTAAAAAAAATTGAGCAGTCTTTAGAACTACTTTGGAGGTCACTT GACGTTGAAGCATCAACTGAAAGACTGAACGAGTTAGAAGAGTTAACAGCCGATCCTAGTTTATGGAATGATCAGGCTAATGCTCAAAAATTACTGCGAGAAAAAAGTAATCTAGAAGAAAAACTAAACGCTTTTAATAAACTCAAATCCAATTTAAAAGATGCTTTAGAACTTGAAGAAATGGCTGAAGCTGAAAACGATTTAGAAACACTTTCACAAATTGAACAGGACTTAAAAAATTTAAGCATCATTGCTGCCAAATTTGAAACGGAATGTTTGTTTTCAGGTGAAGCAGACGGTAATAATTGCTTTTTAGAGATTAATGCTGGAGCCGGGGGAACTGAAAGCCATGACTGGGCGTCTATTATGATGCGTATGTATTTGCGTTTTGCCGAAAGACTCGGCTTTAAAACCGAAATAATCAATATGATTAACGGCGAAGAGGCAGGCATTAAATCATGCACGATTAGGATAATAGGAAAGCGTGCTTACGGCTGGTTTAAGACCGAAGCTGGCGTTCACAGATTAGTGCGTATTTCTCCGTTTAATGCAGCCGGTAAAAGAATGACTAGCTTTGCAAGTAGCTGGATATATCCCGAAATTGATGATAATATAGCAATTACTATTGAGGATAAAGATTTAAGAATCGATACTTTTAGAGCATCGGGAGCCGGCGGGCAGCACGTTAATACTACCGATTCAGCTGTACGTATCACTCATATACCGACCGGTACGGTAACACAATGCCAAAGCGATAGATCGCAGCATAAAAATAAAGCTCAAGCTATGAAAATGCTTCAAGCCAAACTCTATGAGCTTGAAATGCAAAAACGTACTGATAGCGTTAACGAGCAGAATGCCGCTAAAACCGATAATAGCTGGGGGCATCAAATTAGATCATATGTTTTGCAACCTTATCAAATGGTAAAAGATTTACGTACCGATTATGAAACTTCCGATACTAAAGGAGTGCTTGACGGTGACCTTGAAGAATTTGTTTCCGCAAACCTTGCTATGAATGCAGGTGGTAAGAAGTAG
- the lepA gene encoding translation elongation factor 4, with protein MNHQKYIRNFSIIAHIDHGKSTLADRLIEHCGGLQAREMSQQVLDSMDIEKERGITIKAQTVRLVYKAKDGNTYYLNLMDTPGHVDFAYEVSRSLAACEGSLLVVDSTQGVEAQTLANVYQAIENDHEIVLVLNKLDLPASEPEQVKQQIEDIIGIDTSEAVLISAKSGIGIDLVLEAIVSKLPPPKESSSDILKALLVDSWYDPYLGVVILVRVIDGYLRKNMRIKMMATNSVYTVENVGYFTPKKHISDVLHAGEIGFFTAAIKQVADCKVGDTITDEKKPCEQALPGFKPQLPVVFCGLYPTDSSEFEHLKDSLAKLRLNDASFEYEMESSSALGVGFRCGFLGLLHLEIIQERLSREFNLDLITTAPSVVYKIHMRDGENLEIHNPADLPDLQKIESMEEPWIKATIMVPDEFLGAVLSLCTEKRGMQLDHSYIANRAKIIYKLPLNEIVYDFYDRLKSCSKGYASFEWQMDVYEPSELVKLGILVNAEVVDALSTIVHRSRAEQRGRALCVRLKDLIPRQQIDIAIQASIGSRIIARETIKALRKDVLSKCYGGDISRKRKLLEKQKAGKKRMRQYGNIEIPQSAFIAALKIGDE; from the coding sequence ATGAATCATCAAAAATATATAAGGAACTTCTCAATAATTGCCCATATTGATCACGGTAAATCTACGTTAGCCGATAGGTTAATTGAACATTGCGGCGGCTTGCAGGCTAGGGAAATGAGCCAACAAGTGCTAGATTCGATGGATATTGAAAAAGAGAGAGGTATAACTATTAAGGCACAAACCGTGCGGCTTGTATATAAAGCTAAAGACGGTAACACCTACTATTTGAATCTAATGGACACTCCCGGGCATGTCGATTTTGCTTATGAAGTTAGTAGGTCACTTGCTGCTTGTGAAGGCTCGTTATTGGTAGTTGATAGTACGCAAGGAGTAGAAGCACAAACGCTTGCCAATGTTTACCAAGCAATCGAGAATGATCATGAGATTGTACTGGTGCTTAATAAGCTTGACCTACCGGCGTCAGAACCTGAACAGGTTAAGCAGCAAATAGAGGATATAATCGGAATCGATACAAGTGAGGCTGTGCTAATCTCTGCTAAAAGTGGTATAGGGATTGATTTAGTTTTAGAGGCTATAGTAAGTAAATTACCTCCGCCAAAAGAAAGTAGTTCTGATATTTTGAAAGCTTTGCTTGTTGATAGTTGGTATGACCCATATCTTGGCGTGGTTATTTTAGTACGTGTTATTGATGGCTACCTACGTAAGAATATGCGTATTAAAATGATGGCTACTAACTCAGTTTATACCGTTGAAAATGTTGGCTATTTTACTCCGAAAAAACATATTTCGGATGTTCTGCATGCAGGCGAAATCGGCTTCTTTACTGCGGCTATAAAGCAAGTAGCGGATTGTAAAGTTGGGGATACTATCACTGATGAAAAAAAGCCTTGTGAGCAAGCTCTACCGGGTTTTAAACCACAATTACCCGTAGTGTTTTGTGGTCTTTATCCAACGGATAGCTCGGAATTTGAGCATCTAAAGGATTCACTGGCTAAATTACGCCTTAATGATGCTAGTTTTGAGTATGAAATGGAAAGTTCTTCGGCACTCGGAGTAGGTTTTAGATGCGGCTTTTTAGGGCTGTTACATTTAGAGATAATCCAAGAACGTTTAAGTAGGGAATTCAATTTAGATTTAATCACTACCGCTCCAAGCGTGGTGTATAAAATTCATATGCGGGACGGTGAGAACTTAGAGATACATAACCCAGCAGATTTGCCTGATTTACAAAAAATCGAATCAATGGAAGAGCCTTGGATTAAGGCAACTATAATGGTACCTGATGAGTTTTTAGGTGCGGTACTATCGCTTTGTACGGAAAAGAGAGGGATGCAGCTTGATCATAGCTATATAGCAAATAGGGCTAAAATAATTTATAAATTACCGCTAAATGAGATAGTTTACGATTTCTACGATCGTTTAAAAAGCTGTTCTAAAGGTTATGCAAGTTTTGAATGGCAAATGGATGTTTATGAACCTTCCGAACTTGTTAAGCTTGGGATTTTGGTTAACGCAGAGGTGGTTGATGCACTATCCACAATCGTACACCGCTCACGTGCCGAGCAAAGGGGGAGGGCATTATGCGTAAGGTTAAAGGATTTAATACCGAGACAGCAGATTGATATAGCAATTCAAGCAAGTATAGGTAGTCGTATTATCGCTCGTGAGACTATTAAAGCCCTACGTAAAGATGTGTTATCTAAATGTTACGGTGGTGATATAAGTCGTAAACGTAAATTACTTGAGAAACAAAAAGCAGGTAAAAAGAGAATGAGACAGTACGGTAATATCGAAATTCCGCAATCTGCGTTTATTGCAGCTTTAAAAATAGGTGATGAATAA
- a CDS encoding HigA family addiction module antitoxin, whose protein sequence is MISYLALLVHGKRTLTTDMALRLGKYFHTSAQLWINLQARYDLKLT, encoded by the coding sequence ATGATTTCTTACTTAGCGTTGCTAGTGCATGGCAAACGAACTCTTACTACTGATATGGCACTGAGATTAGGTAAATATTTTCACACTTCAGCCCAGTTATGGATTAATTTACAAGCAAGATATGATTTAAAATTAACCTAG
- a CDS encoding autotransporter outer membrane beta-barrel domain-containing protein, which produces MFSISAGDETAVDFGTWASPFVGNSPQKAQNNLSGYKSNSTSSTVGFDS; this is translated from the coding sequence ATATTCTCTATTTCTGCCGGTGATGAGACAGCAGTAGATTTCGGTACGTGGGCTAGTCCTTTTGTCGGCAATAGTCCTCAAAAGGCACAAAATAATCTAAGCGGTTATAAATCTAACTCAACCAGCAGTACTGTCGGTTTTGATAGTTGA